In Pontibacillus yanchengensis, the following are encoded in one genomic region:
- a CDS encoding DUF1798 family protein has protein sequence MSSKLENQIWTIKQELNQLKDRFLASDKPADKKDRALFEQVKEETSPLFTLIQEWYDEAEQYVKMNPGSKVFPIQLENTKDNFELLVLHSYYIDVPKKRFMELYNSVHYVLDQLLDNFK, from the coding sequence TTGAGTTCTAAGCTAGAGAATCAAATTTGGACCATTAAGCAAGAGTTAAATCAATTAAAAGACCGATTTCTTGCTTCAGATAAACCCGCAGACAAAAAAGATCGAGCTCTCTTTGAACAGGTGAAGGAAGAAACATCACCGTTATTTACATTAATCCAAGAATGGTATGATGAAGCAGAGCAATATGTCAAAATGAACCCAGGTAGTAAAGTGTTCCCGATACAGTTAGAAAACACAAAAGATAACTTTGAGTTGCTTGTTCTTCATAGTTATTATATTGATGTTCCAAAGAAACGTTTTATGGAACTATATAATTCGGTTCACTATGTATTAGATCAGTTATTAGATAATTTTAAATAA
- the sigY gene encoding RNA polymerase sigma factor SigY, producing the protein MEQDLLARAKKGDEEALASILKEHYTFVYKFVIKISGSDQIALDITQDTMVKAIQKIHQYKGKSAFSSWLIQIATNTYLDTKRKQKTAQTYLEKEKGKGKLDYNTYNSFQVTEWYAAKEAIWKLSDAYRIPILLKHYYGYDYTEIAKMTSVKVGTVKSRVHYGLAILREELQEHE; encoded by the coding sequence ATGGAACAAGATCTTCTAGCTCGTGCAAAAAAAGGGGACGAGGAAGCATTAGCTAGTATATTAAAAGAACATTATACATTCGTATATAAATTTGTAATAAAGATATCAGGCTCAGATCAAATAGCGTTGGATATAACACAGGATACAATGGTAAAAGCTATCCAAAAAATTCATCAATACAAAGGTAAATCAGCGTTTTCTTCTTGGTTGATTCAAATTGCTACGAATACATATCTAGATACGAAAAGAAAACAAAAAACTGCTCAAACGTATTTGGAAAAAGAAAAGGGAAAAGGAAAATTAGATTACAACACTTATAACTCTTTTCAAGTAACAGAATGGTACGCAGCAAAAGAAGCCATATGGAAACTCTCCGATGCTTATAGGATTCCGATATTGCTTAAGCATTACTATGGTTATGATTATACTGAAATAGCTAAAATGACTTCTGTGAAAGTTGGAACTGTAAAATCAAGAGTTCATTATGGCTTGGCCATTTTAAGAGAGGAGCTTCAAGAACATGAGTGA
- a CDS encoding YxlC family protein, with the protein MSDDKSFKEEKIIQVVKVTSENIDDEVNVNEPSLDFFKNLVHQERQAWYRRLWIELLIFWCIALSIISLMTISILYIPIIFVGIQLIVAIGLSGYFIKEYARMAVVQNDLH; encoded by the coding sequence ATGAGTGACGATAAATCATTTAAAGAGGAAAAGATTATTCAAGTTGTTAAGGTCACGTCAGAGAATATAGATGATGAAGTCAATGTAAATGAGCCCTCCTTAGACTTCTTCAAAAATCTCGTTCATCAAGAACGACAAGCCTGGTACCGAAGGCTATGGATTGAACTTCTTATTTTTTGGTGTATTGCTTTATCAATCATAAGTTTAATGACGATTAGTATCTTATATATTCCAATTATTTTTGTAGGAATACAATTAATTGTCGCTATTGGTTTAAGTGGTTATTTTATAAAAGAGTATGCTAGAATGGCGGTCGTACAAAATGACTTACATTAG
- a CDS encoding sigma-Y antisigma factor component, with protein MTYISADELPIWGWVLVGIILLTQSSFLFIQAKKKGKNQWLWGLIGIIQVPVPLIIFLLLNHYVWSKPDHKGD; from the coding sequence ATGACTTACATTAGTGCAGATGAACTACCTATCTGGGGTTGGGTTCTTGTAGGTATTATTTTACTAACCCAGAGCTCATTTCTGTTTATACAAGCAAAGAAAAAAGGAAAGAATCAATGGTTATGGGGCTTAATTGGAATTATTCAAGTTCCAGTACCACTCATAATATTTTTATTACTAAACCATTATGTGTGGAGTAAACCTGATCATAAAGGTGATTAA
- a CDS encoding YbjQ family protein, producing MIIVTTDFIPGYDIQEIKGFVRGSTVQSKNVGRDILASLKNIVGGEIVDYTKMMDEARQKAIGRMKDHAEEKGADAIIAVRLETSSVTNAASEIIAYGTAVTLTEQQ from the coding sequence ATGATTATCGTGACTACTGATTTTATTCCTGGATATGACATTCAAGAGATAAAGGGTTTTGTGAGAGGCAGCACTGTTCAATCTAAAAATGTTGGTAGGGATATCTTAGCTAGCTTAAAAAATATAGTAGGTGGGGAAATTGTCGATTATACAAAGATGATGGATGAAGCTCGTCAAAAAGCAATAGGTCGTATGAAAGATCACGCTGAGGAAAAAGGAGCAGATGCAATCATCGCTGTACGATTAGAAACATCAAGTGTAACGAATGCAGCTTCAGAAATTATCGCGTATGGTACTGCTGTTACTTTGACAGAACAACAATAA
- a CDS encoding efflux RND transporter permease subunit: MSWILKYRKIVWVFIALLIFTGIFTYLQLPKREIPEINVNVATISTVYPGATPQEVESTITNPYEEEIQNLSGVETVESVSTTGFSSVTITLSGDAERQTVFSKLRQSVSDISRGFPEMVQEPSIQTDFRMSAVSSYHFVSNNYSNLYQLKDTLNEWQTSISNINGVESIQIKGLPEEQLLVKLDNESLRDQQISPFQIVNKLKQELEPGAIGTVEEEDKQYQLLLNKIEHWEELEELSVGTSSEGDPIYLKDIGSINLTYKETEDLITYEGEPSLSFTILAKEGVNISALQDQINEKVGSLSTGLPSEVEVKQFYTQSTIIEEVFTNLLTSFGISLLAVLIIMLIGLPFSSAILVAVSIPISVIIGLIPLPYVGVDLNQISIIGVIIAIGILVDDAIVVNDNIQRRFQLGDSAWKGTIQGIKEVRVSIITSTLMIIFSFFPLTFLSGSNGDFIRALPTTLITTIIASTIMSLTLIPTVQYVRRKRKNQAIPPKKVGLLGSVFNSIEGIYAETVLPKVTKKPFLFGISGLVICALLASLVIKIPFEFFPSADRKEVTISMTLPEGNTLENTKNTLEEMEFFLQNNSDNISETAVFAGSGMPNLFSSGLTQSGENTGQVLVRINKEKTSASAFISEWEGPLREEFPDGEIFLETITSGPPPSAPIAVKIQGPELANLLDIANDLKEKMKNIDSTEIVTLNMSSEQPYIEYSLNREKMAENNVSVDQVTSQLQAANTGIPLPTFDNGVNKYDMKILVDDENESGVALEALQVASPANGNQPPEVFTLNEFITKSESTQIGAIPHLDGERTITLKGYGKEGSSDFQKEANTLISDFEKNLPTDYSFSQTGGSSAEQEFFIEVSKLFVIVLFLIYLVIAIQFNSLLMPLLITSTVFLAITGAIIGLFVSNQPLSFLAVLGIVSLSGIVVRNSVILIEFIEQNHKQSSSIITSVIEAGRARIRPILLTSLTSIAALLPIAFSGDVLFRPLAVSIVAGLLFSTILTLLLLPAFYLMLHRLNHGKPKKEKALNN, from the coding sequence ATGAGTTGGATATTAAAATATCGTAAGATTGTTTGGGTTTTTATAGCTTTACTTATTTTCACTGGTATATTTACATATTTACAATTACCAAAAAGAGAAATTCCAGAAATCAACGTGAACGTCGCAACTATTTCAACTGTCTATCCTGGTGCTACTCCACAAGAAGTGGAAAGTACCATTACAAATCCATATGAGGAAGAGATACAGAACTTGTCTGGAGTTGAAACAGTAGAATCTGTTTCAACTACTGGTTTCTCTTCTGTTACCATCACACTATCCGGTGATGCTGAGCGACAGACTGTTTTCTCAAAGCTAAGACAATCGGTCTCAGACATCTCAAGGGGATTTCCGGAGATGGTACAAGAACCAAGCATTCAAACGGACTTTCGTATGTCTGCTGTATCGTCCTATCATTTTGTAAGTAACAATTACAGTAATCTTTATCAATTAAAGGACACTCTAAATGAATGGCAAACCTCTATTTCAAATATTAACGGCGTTGAATCGATACAGATTAAAGGACTACCGGAAGAACAACTTTTAGTGAAGCTTGATAATGAATCATTGAGAGATCAACAAATTTCCCCCTTTCAGATAGTAAATAAGTTAAAGCAAGAGTTGGAACCTGGTGCAATAGGTACTGTAGAAGAGGAAGACAAACAATATCAATTGCTTTTAAATAAGATAGAGCACTGGGAGGAATTAGAGGAACTATCTGTAGGTACTTCTTCTGAAGGTGACCCTATTTACCTAAAAGACATAGGATCTATTAATCTCACTTACAAAGAAACAGAAGATTTAATAACATATGAAGGAGAGCCTTCATTATCCTTTACAATATTAGCTAAAGAGGGAGTTAATATTTCAGCTCTACAAGACCAAATAAATGAAAAAGTTGGCTCTTTATCTACAGGCCTCCCCTCTGAAGTAGAAGTGAAACAATTCTATACGCAAAGTACAATTATCGAGGAAGTATTTACAAATTTACTTACATCCTTCGGTATTTCCCTTTTAGCCGTACTTATTATTATGCTTATAGGCTTACCGTTTTCTTCAGCTATATTAGTAGCTGTTTCTATTCCAATTTCTGTTATCATTGGATTGATTCCGTTACCTTACGTCGGAGTCGATTTAAATCAAATTTCGATTATAGGGGTTATTATAGCAATCGGTATATTGGTAGATGATGCCATTGTTGTAAATGATAATATACAGAGGCGTTTTCAATTAGGTGATAGTGCATGGAAGGGAACCATTCAAGGGATTAAGGAAGTTCGAGTATCGATTATAACCTCTACATTAATGATTATTTTCAGCTTCTTTCCTTTAACCTTCTTATCTGGAAGTAATGGTGATTTTATTCGAGCGCTTCCAACTACGCTTATTACGACAATCATTGCTTCTACTATTATGTCATTAACGTTAATACCTACTGTACAATATGTTCGCCGAAAGCGTAAGAACCAAGCAATACCTCCTAAAAAAGTTGGACTCTTAGGATCTGTATTTAATTCTATAGAAGGTATTTATGCTGAAACGGTTCTACCTAAGGTAACGAAAAAACCATTTTTATTTGGTATTTCAGGACTTGTTATTTGTGCTTTATTAGCTAGCCTTGTCATTAAGATTCCATTTGAATTCTTCCCTTCTGCTGATCGTAAGGAAGTTACCATCTCAATGACCTTACCTGAAGGAAATACGTTAGAAAATACAAAAAACACTTTAGAAGAGATGGAATTCTTTTTACAGAATAATAGCGACAATATTTCGGAAACAGCTGTTTTTGCTGGATCAGGTATGCCGAACCTATTTAGTTCTGGTTTGACACAAAGTGGTGAAAATACAGGGCAAGTACTTGTGAGAATTAATAAAGAAAAGACAAGTGCATCTGCTTTCATTTCTGAATGGGAAGGCCCATTACGGGAAGAGTTTCCAGATGGTGAAATTTTCCTGGAAACAATTACATCTGGACCTCCTCCAAGTGCACCAATTGCAGTAAAAATACAAGGACCTGAATTGGCTAATCTATTAGATATTGCAAACGATCTAAAAGAAAAAATGAAAAACATAGATTCGACCGAAATTGTGACACTAAACATGAGTTCAGAGCAGCCCTATATCGAATATTCATTGAACCGCGAAAAAATGGCAGAAAACAACGTCTCTGTCGATCAAGTAACATCACAATTGCAGGCTGCCAATACAGGTATTCCACTTCCAACCTTCGATAATGGCGTTAATAAATATGATATGAAAATACTAGTCGATGACGAGAATGAATCTGGAGTAGCTTTAGAAGCATTACAGGTAGCTTCTCCTGCCAATGGGAATCAACCTCCTGAAGTATTTACACTTAATGAATTTATAACGAAAAGTGAATCTACTCAAATTGGAGCAATACCACATTTAGATGGAGAAAGAACTATCACGTTAAAAGGCTATGGAAAAGAAGGTAGCTCAGATTTTCAAAAAGAAGCAAATACCTTAATAAGTGACTTTGAGAAGAATTTACCTACAGACTATTCCTTTAGTCAAACTGGTGGATCTAGTGCAGAACAAGAATTCTTCATCGAAGTTTCTAAGCTTTTTGTAATTGTTTTATTCTTGATTTACCTTGTGATTGCTATTCAATTTAATTCACTATTAATGCCGTTACTAATTACAAGCACTGTATTTTTAGCTATTACTGGAGCAATCATTGGTTTATTTGTTAGCAATCAGCCTTTAAGCTTTTTGGCAGTACTAGGAATTGTTTCCCTATCAGGTATTGTTGTACGAAATTCAGTAATACTCATTGAGTTTATTGAACAAAATCATAAACAATCATCATCTATAATTACATCTGTGATTGAAGCTGGCAGAGCACGCATACGCCCTATTCTGCTTACTTCATTAACATCTATTGCAGCGCTATTACCGATAGCCTTTAGTGGTGATGTATTATTTAGACCTTTAGCTGTGTCTATTGTTGCTGGTTTGTTGTTCTCAACGATCCTTACCTTATTACTCTTACCTGCCTTTTATTTAATGCTTCATAGGCTTAATCATGGTAAACCAAAGAAAGAAAAGGCATTAAACAACTAA
- a CDS encoding cytidine deaminase: MNKQALIEKAKTIREKAYVPYSHFPVGAAVIMKSGKVYDGCNIENAAYPVTCCAERVAIFKAISDGETEFDSLAVVADTKRPVPPCGSCRQVISEFFSPDAEVYTTNLQGEIKQVTVQELLPYSFSQDDLTD; this comes from the coding sequence ATGAATAAACAAGCCTTGATAGAAAAAGCCAAAACTATAAGAGAAAAAGCCTATGTACCATATTCCCACTTCCCAGTAGGAGCAGCTGTGATAATGAAATCCGGTAAAGTATACGATGGCTGTAATATAGAAAACGCTGCATATCCCGTTACATGTTGTGCTGAGAGAGTAGCGATTTTTAAAGCGATATCTGATGGTGAAACTGAATTTGATAGTCTTGCGGTAGTTGCAGATACCAAAAGACCCGTTCCACCATGTGGATCATGTCGACAGGTTATAAGTGAATTCTTTTCACCTGATGCTGAAGTGTACACAACGAATTTACAAGGTGAAATAAAACAAGTTACAGTACAAGAATTATTGCCATATTCTTTTTCACAGGATGACTTAACAGATTAG